The following proteins come from a genomic window of Elusimicrobiota bacterium:
- a CDS encoding PD-(D/E)XK nuclease family protein has translation MKASYSRIGCYGFCPKKYDYRYVQERPAPVKPELAFGVSLHKALEENFQQKLVSRRDLSLEEATALFRRVLDERLAAVPEEFLRGAADFHYLRALGEHFLERFLKERAPALQPAPRGVECSFRLPLPGGYEITGQFDLLDTDWVLHDFKTSNKPYDPKRADRTQLVIYAWACEQMFGRPPSRLCFDVFVKGDGAGGAADGAAGLQAPVFFPTPAPDEMAQVARRLSALLDRINAARAKDDFPRSFEPPRCHWCEYQETCRAEWETEGRPAPVRVSLGSLT, from the coding sequence ATGAAAGCGAGCTATTCCCGCATCGGCTGCTACGGGTTCTGCCCGAAGAAATACGATTACAGGTACGTGCAAGAACGGCCCGCCCCGGTCAAACCGGAACTGGCCTTCGGGGTGTCCCTGCACAAGGCCCTGGAGGAAAATTTCCAGCAAAAGCTGGTTTCCCGGCGGGATCTGTCCTTGGAGGAGGCGACCGCCCTGTTTCGGCGCGTTCTGGACGAACGCTTGGCCGCCGTGCCGGAGGAGTTCCTGCGCGGCGCGGCGGACTTCCACTATTTGCGCGCCCTGGGGGAGCATTTCCTCGAACGCTTTCTTAAAGAAAGGGCCCCGGCCCTCCAGCCGGCTCCCCGGGGCGTGGAATGCTCTTTCCGACTGCCCTTGCCCGGGGGATACGAAATCACCGGCCAGTTCGACCTCCTCGACACCGATTGGGTTCTTCACGATTTCAAAACGTCGAACAAACCCTACGATCCCAAACGCGCGGACCGAACCCAATTGGTCATATACGCCTGGGCCTGCGAGCAAATGTTCGGCCGCCCGCCGTCCCGGCTGTGTTTCGACGTGTTCGTGAAGGGGGACGGCGCCGGGGGCGCCGCCGACGGCGCGGCGGGTCTTCAAGCCCCTGTTTTTTTTCCGACGCCCGCCCCCGACGAGATGGCCCAAGTGGCCCGCCGGTTGTCGGCCCTTTTGGACCGCATCAACGCCGCCCGGGCCAAGGACGATTTCCCACGTTCCTTTGAGCCCCCGCGTTGCCATTGGTGCGAGTACCAGGAAACTTGCCGCGCCGAATGGGAGACCGAAGGCCGGCCCGCCCCGGTGCGCGTGTCGTTGGGGAGTCTGACTTAA
- a CDS encoding TldD/PmbA family protein has product MRVPIGIEIFAEETDRRGLRWEDGRLEEFAHAAGGGVGLRRFGAPARFAHLDARRPLAGVFSAGESVAFAAAVRDLHEGRAPRTGELRWPPPPALKPFVPFDRARRWLAAADRAARRDRRVRQVSLTLGETHRRLAGRTPEGRFFSDARHYVTFVVRVTASDGSLTQTGTEVAAAQGGWDRLAGFDPSALAALAARRALNKLGAPTVRAGEMTVVLAAEAGGTFVHEAVGHALEADAILEGGSPHFAKRLGRRVADPRVTVLDDPTRAGQRGSFAVDDEGTPAQRTVLIENGVLRDCLYDRRTAARAARASNGHGRRESFAFPPIPRMSNTFIAPGPDDPEAILRSVKRGLWVTRMGGGQVNTTTGDFVFEVEEGHWIEDGVPRHPVRGANLLGNTAATLAAIDRVGTDLGWSVGTCGKDGQDAPVSDGLPTLRIPRVLVGGTNAR; this is encoded by the coding sequence GTGCGGGTCCCGATCGGCATCGAAATTTTCGCCGAGGAAACAGACCGCCGCGGCCTCCGCTGGGAGGACGGCCGTCTCGAAGAGTTCGCCCACGCCGCCGGCGGTGGGGTGGGGTTGCGTCGGTTCGGGGCTCCCGCGCGGTTCGCCCACCTCGACGCCCGGCGGCCCTTGGCCGGGGTGTTTTCCGCCGGAGAGTCGGTCGCCTTCGCCGCCGCGGTACGGGATCTGCACGAGGGCCGCGCCCCCCGAACGGGGGAGCTGCGCTGGCCCCCTCCCCCGGCCCTGAAGCCTTTCGTTCCCTTTGACCGCGCGCGCCGTTGGCTGGCCGCGGCCGATCGCGCGGCCCGCCGGGACCGGCGGGTGCGGCAGGTGTCTTTGACTTTGGGGGAAACCCACCGGCGCCTGGCCGGGCGGACGCCCGAAGGGCGCTTCTTCAGCGACGCCCGTCATTACGTGACCTTCGTCGTCCGGGTGACGGCTTCGGACGGTTCGTTGACCCAAACCGGAACGGAGGTCGCCGCCGCCCAGGGCGGGTGGGATCGGCTGGCCGGTTTCGATCCCTCCGCGCTGGCCGCGCTGGCCGCCCGCCGGGCGTTGAATAAATTGGGCGCACCCACCGTGCGGGCGGGCGAAATGACGGTGGTGCTCGCCGCCGAGGCGGGGGGAACGTTCGTCCACGAAGCCGTGGGGCACGCGCTGGAGGCCGACGCCATTTTGGAAGGAGGGTCCCCCCATTTCGCCAAGAGGTTGGGCCGCCGCGTCGCGGACCCCCGCGTCACCGTTTTGGACGATCCCACGCGGGCCGGGCAACGGGGTTCCTTCGCCGTGGACGACGAGGGGACCCCCGCCCAGCGGACCGTGCTGATTGAAAACGGGGTCCTTCGGGATTGTCTGTACGACCGGCGGACCGCGGCCCGGGCCGCGCGCGCCTCCAACGGGCACGGCCGACGGGAATCCTTCGCCTTTCCGCCCATCCCGCGGATGTCCAACACCTTCATCGCCCCCGGCCCCGACGACCCCGAAGCCATCCTGCGTTCCGTGAAGCGCGGGTTGTGGGTCACCCGCATGGGGGGCGGCCAGGTCAACACAACGACCGGGGATTTTGTCTTCGAGGTCGAAGAAGGTCATTGGATCGAGGACGGCGTTCCGCGCCACCCCGTCCGGGGGGCGAACCTGCTCGGGAACACCGCCGCCACCCTGGCGGCCATCGACCGCGTGGGGACCGACCTGGGCTGGTCCGTGGGCACCTGCGGCAAAGACGGGCAGGACGCGCCCGTTTCGGACGGTCTCCCGACCTTGCGGATTCCCCGCGTCCTCGTGGGCGGGACCAACGCGCGATGA
- a CDS encoding GAF domain-containing protein codes for MFFPFRKKKPGGLNSDPVFSLPRLSGGESPSPSALETLLEASRALSAELDPAVVRTKVMETAARVTGAEAGSLLLLDEATGELVFDTASGTAGEQVKSLRLKPGEGLSGWVAARREPLLVNDVAADSRWSPRMDHRTEFATRQLVAVPVLHQGRLLGVLESINKKSGGRFDENDRRLMELLAAEAGVALENARLFARLRAEKQTLSALFAEMSDGALVVDLRGRVEMVNVAGARLLGISPEAATGKSLTEAAPAFAIAPPWDRAVASPGPVPVEMVRAEGKKLILEGRLDSVRGGGAHLFVFRDVTESRREDRIKRDFLSLISHKLKTPLVSITGFAPLLLQDKTLTEVQRRGLTAIRDQGHRLWQLVERLLNFATVESDTLELNPQRLSVAEVLLRLQKETHADLARRGARVVLAETLSELPPIQADPALFADAQRNLWENAAKFDHRPEKEIHVTGRAEAANVVIAVEDGGAGIPSEEIPRLFKKFYQIEESFTGQVEGAGLGLALVQRIVEAHGGAVGVSSVLGRGSVFTTRWPRAG; via the coding sequence ATGTTTTTCCCGTTCCGAAAGAAAAAGCCGGGTGGCCTGAACAGCGACCCGGTTTTTTCTTTGCCCCGGCTTTCGGGGGGGGAGTCCCCATCGCCGTCCGCCCTGGAAACTCTGTTGGAGGCGAGCCGTGCCTTGAGCGCCGAGCTCGACCCGGCCGTGGTCCGGACGAAAGTGATGGAAACCGCCGCCCGCGTGACGGGCGCCGAAGCGGGCTCCCTCCTCCTCCTGGACGAGGCCACCGGCGAATTGGTTTTCGACACGGCCTCGGGGACGGCGGGCGAACAGGTCAAGAGCCTTCGTTTGAAACCGGGCGAAGGACTCTCCGGATGGGTGGCGGCCCGGCGGGAGCCCCTATTGGTGAACGACGTGGCGGCGGATTCCCGGTGGAGCCCACGGATGGACCACCGCACCGAATTCGCGACGCGCCAATTGGTGGCCGTGCCGGTGCTTCACCAGGGCCGCCTCCTGGGGGTTTTGGAATCCATCAATAAAAAAAGCGGTGGCCGCTTTGATGAAAACGATCGGCGGTTGATGGAATTGTTGGCCGCCGAAGCGGGGGTGGCCCTCGAAAACGCCCGGCTGTTCGCGCGCCTGCGGGCCGAGAAACAAACTTTGTCGGCCCTTTTCGCGGAAATGTCGGACGGCGCGTTGGTCGTCGACCTCCGGGGTCGCGTGGAAATGGTCAACGTGGCCGGGGCGCGCTTGCTCGGGATTTCACCGGAGGCGGCGACGGGAAAGTCTTTAACCGAGGCCGCGCCGGCTTTCGCCATCGCGCCCCCCTGGGACCGGGCCGTCGCCTCCCCCGGTCCGGTGCCCGTTGAAATGGTCCGCGCCGAGGGAAAAAAATTGATTTTGGAAGGCCGCTTGGATTCCGTGCGCGGGGGGGGCGCCCATTTGTTCGTGTTCCGCGACGTCACCGAATCCCGGCGGGAGGACCGCATCAAGCGGGATTTCCTTTCGCTCATTTCGCATAAACTCAAGACGCCCCTGGTGTCGATCACGGGCTTCGCCCCTCTCCTGCTGCAAGACAAAACCCTCACCGAGGTCCAGCGCCGGGGGTTGACAGCGATTCGCGACCAAGGACACCGGCTTTGGCAACTGGTGGAACGTTTGTTGAATTTCGCCACGGTGGAATCGGACACGCTGGAGCTAAACCCCCAGCGGTTGTCGGTGGCGGAGGTCCTGTTGCGTCTGCAAAAGGAAACCCACGCGGACCTGGCCCGGCGGGGCGCGCGGGTCGTTTTGGCCGAGACCCTGTCGGAACTCCCCCCGATCCAGGCCGACCCGGCCCTCTTCGCCGACGCGCAAAGAAACCTCTGGGAAAACGCCGCCAAATTCGATCACCGGCCGGAAAAGGAGATTCACGTGACGGGCCGCGCGGAGGCCGCGAACGTTGTGATCGCGGTGGAGGACGGCGGGGCGGGGATCCCCTCGGAGGAAATCCCCCGGTTGTTCAAAAAGTTCTATCAGATCGAAGAGTCCTTCACCGGTCAGGTGGAGGGGGCGGGCCTGGGCTTGGCGCTTGTCCAGCGCATTGTGGAAGCCCACGGGGGCGCCGTGGGGGTGTCTTCGGTCCTCGGGCGCGGGTCGGTGTTCACCACCCGTTGGCCGCGGGCGGGCTGA
- the gltB gene encoding glutamate synthase large subunit, with protein sequence MNAAPSQQGLYDPENEHDACGIGFVVNIKGVRSHAIVKQALEVLNNLNHRGAAGCEANTGDGAGILIQLPHAFLKKAAAAEKISLPDPGAYGLGMMFFPRDEKLRRDAEAAFEKIVAEEGQTFLGWRTVPTNNGALGATAQAGEPLHRMAFIGRAAPLSDPLAFERKLYVIRKRAEHTIKIPETNGSNRFYIPSLSARTVVFKGMLLADQMEGYFHDLNDPDLDSALALVHSRFSTNTFPNWNRAHPYRYIIHNGEINTLRGNINWMHARQALLESPVFGDDLKRLLPVVDTDGSDSAMFDNCLEFLVLAGRSLPHAMMMMIPEPWANHESMSEEKKAFYEFHSCLMEPWDGPASIAFTDGTVVGATLDRNGLRPSRYVVTKDDVVVLASEVGVLEFPPERVLEKGRLQPGRMLLIDTAQGRIIADDEIKKKIAAERPYREWLDKNLIALDDLVDQDKPVYEEHGTVLQRQQAFGYAYEDLRVILEPMAKNGVEPIGAMGTDTPLAVLSDKPQLLYNYFKQLFAQVTNPPIDCIREEIVTSAVTTLGAERNLLDPSPESCRLIELKSPILTNEQLEKLRNVKVPGFRAVTLPILFDPLGGGAALKKAMDDLCATADKAAKDGVNLLILSDRGVSQTKAPIPALLAVAGLHHDMIRRGTRMKVGLVLESGEPREVHHYALLIGYGVGAVNPYLAYETLDDMIREGMLDVDHKTAIKNYIKACTKGVVKAISKMGISTIQSYGGAQIFEAVGLGREVIDAYFTWTPSRIAGANLDVIAQEAAQRHHRAYPSIATDGKALDAGGNYQWRKDGEQHLFNPESIHRLQSAARNNDYATYKSYAQLINDQSKKHFTLRGLLDFKPADKPIPIDEVESVEAILKRFKSGAMSYGSISQEAHESLAIAMNRIGGKSNTGEGGEDPERYKPLPNGDSKNSAIKQVASGRFGVTSLYLVNAREIQIKMAQGAKPGEGGQLPGTKVYPWVAKTRHTTAGVGLISPPPHHDIYSIEDLAELIHDLKNANHNARISVKLVSEVGVGTIAAGVAKAHADVVLISGFDGGTGASPQSSIKHAGLPWELGLAETHQTLVLNNLRSRIVVETDGQLKTGRDVVVAAFLGAEEFGFATAPLVTLGCVMMRVCHLNTCPVGVATQDPKLRKKFTGDPSHVVNFMRFVAQEVRETMAQLGFRTMNEMIGRVDRLEARRAVDHWKAKGLDLSSVLHAPSVGPEVGRYAQILQDHGLDKSLDRTTLLELAKPALERGEKVKATVPIKNRNRVVGTILGSEVTRRYGGKGLPDDTIELTFQGSAGQSFGAFVPRGVTMILDGDANDYFGKGLSGGKLIVYPPRGVPFVPEKNIIIGNVAFYGATSGEAYIRGLAGERFAVRNSGVHAVVEGVGDHGCEYMTGGRIVVLGPTGRNFAAGMTGGVAYVWDVEGDFAKKVNREMVETEPMTEEDIQEVHGLLVKHLLYTTSTVAKRVLEKGPSLIGRFVKVMPKDYKRMVATIKKMHDAGMSGDQAIMAAFEENARDLSRVGGN encoded by the coding sequence ATGAACGCGGCTCCCTCCCAACAAGGCTTGTACGATCCGGAAAACGAACACGACGCCTGCGGCATCGGTTTCGTCGTGAACATCAAGGGCGTCCGGTCCCACGCCATCGTCAAGCAGGCGTTGGAGGTCTTGAACAATTTGAACCACCGGGGCGCCGCGGGGTGCGAGGCCAACACCGGCGACGGCGCGGGCATCCTGATCCAACTGCCCCACGCGTTTTTAAAAAAAGCCGCGGCGGCGGAGAAAATTTCCTTGCCCGACCCGGGCGCCTACGGCCTGGGCATGATGTTTTTCCCGCGCGACGAGAAGTTGCGCCGGGACGCGGAAGCCGCCTTCGAGAAAATCGTGGCCGAGGAAGGCCAAACTTTCTTGGGTTGGCGCACGGTGCCGACGAACAACGGGGCCCTGGGCGCGACCGCCCAGGCCGGGGAACCCCTCCACCGCATGGCCTTCATCGGCCGGGCGGCGCCCCTTTCGGACCCCCTGGCCTTCGAGAGGAAGCTCTACGTCATCCGCAAACGGGCCGAGCACACCATCAAGATCCCCGAAACGAACGGCTCCAACCGCTTTTATATCCCCAGCTTGTCGGCCCGGACCGTCGTTTTTAAGGGCATGCTCCTGGCCGACCAGATGGAAGGCTACTTCCACGATTTAAACGACCCCGACCTGGATTCGGCCCTGGCGCTCGTCCACTCCCGGTTCTCCACCAACACGTTCCCCAACTGGAACCGCGCGCACCCCTACCGGTACATCATCCACAACGGGGAGATCAACACCCTGCGCGGCAACATCAATTGGATGCACGCCCGCCAGGCCCTGCTGGAGTCCCCGGTCTTCGGCGACGATTTGAAGCGCCTTCTTCCCGTGGTTGACACCGACGGTTCGGACTCGGCCATGTTCGACAACTGCCTGGAGTTTCTGGTGTTGGCCGGGCGGTCCCTGCCCCACGCCATGATGATGATGATTCCGGAACCCTGGGCCAACCACGAGAGCATGTCCGAGGAAAAGAAGGCGTTTTACGAATTCCATTCCTGCCTGATGGAACCCTGGGACGGCCCGGCCTCCATCGCCTTCACGGACGGCACGGTGGTGGGAGCGACCCTCGACCGCAACGGCCTGCGGCCCTCGCGTTACGTCGTCACCAAAGACGACGTGGTCGTGCTCGCCTCCGAGGTCGGCGTTCTGGAGTTTCCGCCCGAGCGCGTGCTCGAAAAGGGGCGCCTGCAACCCGGGCGCATGCTGCTCATCGACACGGCCCAGGGCCGGATCATCGCCGACGACGAGATCAAAAAGAAAATCGCCGCCGAGCGCCCCTACCGCGAATGGCTCGACAAGAACCTGATCGCCCTGGACGACTTGGTCGACCAGGACAAGCCCGTTTACGAGGAGCACGGCACGGTGTTGCAGCGTCAGCAGGCGTTCGGCTACGCCTACGAGGATTTGCGCGTGATCCTGGAGCCCATGGCCAAGAACGGCGTCGAGCCCATCGGCGCCATGGGCACGGACACCCCTTTGGCGGTGCTGTCCGACAAACCGCAACTCCTGTACAACTATTTCAAACAGCTGTTCGCCCAGGTCACGAACCCGCCCATCGACTGCATCCGCGAGGAGATCGTTACTTCGGCGGTGACCACCCTGGGGGCGGAGCGGAATCTTTTGGACCCGTCGCCCGAAAGCTGCCGGCTGATCGAACTCAAATCCCCGATTTTGACGAACGAACAATTGGAAAAGTTGCGGAACGTCAAAGTGCCCGGTTTCCGGGCCGTGACGCTGCCCATCCTGTTCGATCCCTTGGGCGGCGGCGCGGCGCTCAAAAAAGCCATGGACGACCTTTGCGCGACGGCCGACAAGGCCGCCAAGGACGGCGTCAATCTTTTGATTCTTTCAGACCGCGGCGTTTCTCAAACGAAGGCGCCGATCCCGGCGTTGCTGGCCGTGGCCGGCCTGCACCACGACATGATCCGGCGCGGCACCCGCATGAAGGTGGGCCTGGTTCTGGAGAGCGGCGAGCCCCGGGAAGTGCACCATTACGCGCTCCTCATCGGCTACGGGGTCGGCGCCGTCAACCCCTATCTGGCCTACGAGACCCTGGACGACATGATCCGGGAAGGCATGCTGGACGTGGACCACAAGACCGCGATTAAAAATTACATCAAAGCCTGCACCAAGGGCGTGGTGAAAGCCATTTCCAAAATGGGCATTTCCACCATCCAAAGCTACGGCGGGGCCCAGATTTTCGAGGCCGTGGGTTTGGGGCGCGAGGTCATCGACGCCTATTTCACCTGGACGCCCTCGCGGATCGCAGGGGCCAACTTGGACGTGATCGCCCAGGAGGCGGCGCAACGGCACCACCGGGCCTACCCGTCCATCGCCACCGACGGGAAAGCCCTGGACGCGGGGGGCAATTACCAATGGCGGAAGGACGGGGAACAACATCTGTTCAATCCCGAATCCATCCACCGGTTGCAATCGGCCGCGCGCAACAACGACTACGCGACCTACAAATCCTACGCCCAACTCATCAACGACCAATCCAAAAAGCATTTCACCCTGCGTGGTCTCTTGGATTTCAAACCGGCCGACAAACCGATCCCCATCGACGAGGTGGAATCGGTCGAAGCGATCCTCAAGCGCTTTAAATCCGGGGCCATGAGTTACGGGTCGATTTCCCAGGAAGCCCACGAGTCCCTGGCCATCGCCATGAACCGCATCGGCGGGAAATCCAACACCGGCGAAGGCGGGGAGGACCCGGAACGGTACAAACCCCTGCCCAACGGCGATTCCAAGAACAGCGCGATCAAGCAAGTGGCCTCGGGCCGTTTCGGCGTGACGAGCCTTTACCTTGTGAACGCCCGGGAAATTCAGATCAAAATGGCCCAGGGCGCGAAACCCGGCGAAGGCGGGCAGTTGCCCGGCACCAAGGTCTACCCCTGGGTGGCCAAAACCCGCCACACCACCGCGGGCGTGGGGCTCATCTCCCCGCCGCCGCACCACGACATTTATTCCATTGAAGACCTGGCGGAACTCATTCACGATTTGAAAAACGCCAATCACAACGCTCGCATCAGCGTGAAGCTGGTGAGCGAAGTGGGGGTCGGCACCATCGCGGCCGGCGTGGCCAAGGCCCACGCGGACGTGGTGTTGATTTCCGGGTTTGACGGGGGCACGGGCGCTTCCCCGCAGTCGTCCATCAAGCACGCGGGATTGCCCTGGGAGCTCGGCCTCGCCGAAACGCACCAGACGCTGGTGCTCAACAACCTTCGAAGTCGCATCGTCGTGGAAACCGATGGCCAACTCAAAACCGGCCGCGACGTGGTCGTGGCCGCGTTCCTGGGCGCCGAGGAGTTCGGTTTCGCCACCGCCCCGCTCGTCACCCTGGGGTGCGTCATGATGCGGGTTTGCCACCTCAACACCTGCCCGGTGGGCGTGGCCACCCAGGATCCGAAGCTGCGAAAGAAATTCACGGGGGACCCCTCCCACGTGGTCAACTTCATGCGGTTCGTCGCCCAGGAAGTGCGCGAAACCATGGCGCAACTGGGATTCCGAACGATGAACGAAATGATCGGCCGCGTGGACCGCTTGGAAGCGCGTCGAGCCGTCGACCATTGGAAAGCCAAGGGGCTCGATTTGTCGAGCGTTCTGCACGCGCCTTCCGTCGGTCCGGAAGTGGGTCGGTACGCCCAAATCCTCCAGGACCACGGCCTGGACAAGTCCCTCGACCGGACGACGTTGTTGGAATTGGCGAAACCGGCGCTCGAGCGGGGCGAGAAGGTGAAGGCCACCGTCCCGATCAAAAACCGGAACCGGGTGGTCGGCACGATTTTGGGCAGCGAGGTCACCCGGCGGTACGGCGGCAAAGGCCTGCCGGACGACACCATCGAACTGACCTTCCAGGGATCCGCCGGACAAAGTTTCGGCGCCTTTGTGCCGCGGGGGGTCACGATGATCCTGGACGGCGACGCCAACGATTACTTCGGCAAGGGCCTGTCGGGCGGCAAGCTGATCGTTTACCCGCCCCGCGGCGTCCCCTTCGTGCCGGAAAAAAACATCATCATCGGCAACGTGGCGTTTTACGGCGCCACCTCCGGGGAGGCCTACATCCGGGGCCTCGCGGGCGAGCGGTTCGCGGTGCGCAACTCCGGCGTGCACGCGGTGGTGGAGGGCGTGGGCGACCACGGTTGTGAATACATGACCGGCGGGCGGATCGTTGTGCTGGGGCCCACCGGGCGCAACTTCGCCGCCGGCATGACGGGCGGCGTGGCTTACGTCTGGGACGTCGAGGGCGACTTCGCCAAGAAGGTGAACCGCGAAATGGTCGAGACCGAGCCCATGACCGAGGAAGACATCCAGGAAGTCCACGGGTTGCTCGTCAAACATTTGCTGTACACCACGAGCACCGTGGCCAAGCGGGTTCTGGAAAAAGGCCCGTCGCTGATCGGCCGGTTCGTCAAGGTCATGCCCAAGGACTACAAACGCATGGTCGCCACGATCAAGAAGATGCACGACGCGGGCATGTCGGGCGACCAAGCCATCATGGCCGCCTTTGAGGAAAACGCCCGGGACCTCTCCCGGGTGGGGGGCAACTGA
- a CDS encoding glutamate synthase subunit beta, producing the protein MTTKETTKKKTTGDGHGHRPKPLGVPKPTGFMRFGRELPKDADPQERLRHWNEFHESMPEEALRKQGARCMDCGVPFCHTGVLIAGMASGCPINNLIPEWNDLVYRGLWRDALDRLHKTNNFPEFTGRVCPAPCEGSCVLGLNEPAVTIKNIEASIIDKAFAEGWVKAEAPKKRTGKKVAVVGSGPAGLAAAAQLNRAGHAVTVFERADRVGGLLMYGIPNMKLDKEVVQRRVDLLAKEGVVFRVNTEAGKDFPAEKLRSEFDAVVLAVGATVPRDLTVPGRELKGIHFAMEYLHKNTKSLLDSKLKDGQSLSATDKDVIVIGGGDTGTDCVGTALRQGAKSVVQFEILPRPPEKRAADNPWPQWPKVYKMDYGQEEAAAVFGEDPRHYLISTTRFVPGENSGRVKEIHTTRIEWGKNEKGQFVPKPIPGSEKSWPAQLVLLAMGFLGPEADLLSQLGVERDERSNIKAEHGRFTTSAPGVFACGDGRRGQSLVVWAINEGRGAAREVDRFLMGSSDLS; encoded by the coding sequence ATGACGACGAAAGAGACGACCAAGAAAAAAACGACGGGGGACGGGCACGGTCACCGGCCCAAACCCCTGGGCGTTCCCAAACCCACCGGGTTCATGCGTTTCGGCCGGGAACTGCCGAAGGACGCCGATCCCCAGGAGCGCCTGCGGCACTGGAACGAGTTCCACGAATCCATGCCCGAGGAAGCCCTGCGCAAGCAGGGGGCCCGTTGCATGGATTGCGGCGTGCCGTTCTGCCACACCGGCGTTTTGATCGCCGGCATGGCGTCGGGGTGCCCCATCAACAACCTGATTCCCGAATGGAACGATCTCGTCTACCGGGGCCTGTGGCGCGACGCCCTGGACCGGCTGCACAAGACCAACAATTTCCCGGAGTTCACCGGGCGGGTCTGCCCGGCCCCATGCGAAGGGTCCTGCGTCTTGGGCCTGAACGAGCCGGCCGTCACGATCAAGAACATCGAAGCGTCCATCATCGACAAGGCCTTCGCCGAAGGGTGGGTCAAGGCCGAGGCGCCCAAAAAGCGCACCGGCAAGAAAGTGGCGGTGGTCGGGTCCGGCCCGGCCGGTCTCGCCGCGGCGGCCCAGCTCAACCGGGCCGGTCACGCGGTGACCGTGTTCGAACGCGCCGATCGCGTCGGCGGCCTGCTCATGTACGGCATCCCCAACATGAAGCTGGACAAAGAGGTCGTCCAACGTCGGGTCGATTTGCTGGCTAAAGAGGGCGTCGTGTTCCGGGTCAACACCGAGGCGGGAAAAGATTTCCCCGCGGAAAAACTGCGGTCGGAGTTCGACGCCGTCGTCCTGGCTGTCGGCGCCACCGTCCCCCGCGACCTTACCGTCCCCGGCCGTGAGCTCAAGGGCATCCATTTCGCCATGGAGTACTTGCACAAGAACACCAAGAGCCTGTTGGATTCCAAATTGAAGGACGGCCAAAGCTTGTCTGCCACCGACAAAGATGTGATCGTGATCGGCGGCGGCGACACCGGGACCGACTGCGTGGGCACGGCCCTGCGGCAAGGCGCCAAAAGTGTTGTGCAATTCGAAATTCTGCCCCGGCCGCCTGAAAAACGCGCCGCCGACAACCCCTGGCCCCAGTGGCCCAAGGTGTACAAGATGGATTACGGTCAGGAGGAGGCCGCGGCCGTTTTCGGCGAGGACCCGCGCCACTATTTGATCAGCACCACGCGGTTCGTCCCCGGTGAGAACAGCGGCCGCGTGAAAGAGATTCACACCACCCGCATCGAGTGGGGGAAAAACGAAAAGGGCCAATTTGTCCCGAAGCCCATCCCCGGTTCGGAAAAGTCCTGGCCCGCGCAACTCGTTCTCTTGGCCATGGGTTTTTTGGGGCCCGAAGCCGACCTCTTGTCCCAACTGGGTGTCGAGCGCGACGAACGGTCCAACATCAAAGCCGAGCACGGGCGCTTCACGACCTCGGCGCCGGGGGTCTTCGCCTGCGGTGACGGCCGCCGGGGGCAAAGCCTTGTGGTCTGGGCCATCAACGAGGGCCGCGGCGCAGCCCGGGAAGTCGATCGATTCCTGATGGGTTCGTCCGATCTTTCGTAA
- a CDS encoding rhodanese-like domain-containing protein produces MADETPAPASLVLEHKPLVGRDTAKLFTHRLAMETDCSDLYADLTSGAAEGFIVVDPRSPESYAQGHIPGAYNLPHRQIDRTALEGFPAGRVLVLYGAGPGCNAAHKAAVRLGTFGLYVKEMIGGFWWWQSSGYPVATGPERGKIS; encoded by the coding sequence ATGGCCGACGAGACCCCCGCGCCCGCCTCCTTGGTGTTGGAACACAAGCCGCTGGTGGGCCGCGACACGGCGAAGCTTTTCACCCACCGGCTCGCGATGGAAACGGACTGTTCCGACCTGTACGCCGACTTGACGTCGGGGGCGGCGGAGGGGTTCATCGTGGTGGACCCCCGTTCGCCGGAATCCTACGCCCAGGGGCACATCCCCGGGGCCTACAATTTGCCCCATCGACAAATCGATCGAACGGCCCTGGAGGGTTTTCCGGCGGGACGGGTGTTGGTCCTTTACGGCGCGGGGCCGGGCTGCAACGCGGCCCACAAGGCGGCGGTGCGGTTGGGCACCTTCGGTCTTTACGTGAAAGAGATGATCGGCGGTTTTTGGTGGTGGCAATCCAGCGGCTATCCCGTGGCGACGGGGCCCGAACGGGGGAAAATTTCATGA